AACTCCTGTTTCAGCTTTAATTCATGCTGCAACTATGGTCACAGCAGGTGTATATTTAATAGGAAGAACATATTTTTTATTTGTATTAACACCAAATATATTGTTTATTTTAAGTTTGATCGGTATTTTAACGATATTACTTTCTAGTTTTTCTGCATTAGTTCAAACAGATATAAAACGTATTCTTGCATATTCGACTATGAGTCAAATAGGATATATGTTTTTATCATTAGGCGTGCAAGCATGGTCTGCTGCAATTATTCACTTAATTATACATGCTGTTTTTAAAGCATTATTATTTTTGTCTGCTGGTTCTTTGATCATTTTTTGTAATAATGAAAAAAATATATTTAAAATGTCTAAAACCGTTATAAAATGTCCTCTTTTATTTATCAGTTTTATTTTTGGGGGAGCATCTTTAATTTCGTTTCCGTTAATTACATCAGGTTTTTATAGCAAAGGTAATATTTTATTTAGCGTATTGCAAAGTGGTCATATTAACTTGTGTGCATTTGGTTTATTTGGTGCTTTATTAACATCAATTTACACTAGCAGAATGATTTTTATTTTATTTCGAAAATATAGTTTTTCTCAATTTATATACCAGAAAAAATTAGTTCATAACTTTCCTTTGTTTGTTTTATTAATATTTTCTAGCGCGTTTAGTATTTACATTATACCTTCACTATCTTTTGTATTTCCTATATTTAAATATTCTATAAATGAAAAATTTTTCTTTGAAATAATATCTAGTTCTATATCTTTTTTAGGTATTTGGATTTCATATTACTTATGGGTTAAAAATACAGATTTTATTGCTAAATTTTTAAAATTAAAAATCTTTCGATCTATACATAATTTTTTATTAAATGGATGGTATTTTGACTCATTATATAATTTATTTTTTGTTAATTCATATTTATCTATTTCTAATATTTTATTTTCTGATCCGTTTAATAAAATTAATATTTTTTTGATTAATATGATAAAAAATTTTAATTCAATTCTATTAAAAACTGTGAATGGAAACATAAAATGGTATATAGAATCCATGATATTAGGTGTGAATTTAATTTTTATATTGATTTTATTTTTTTAAAAAATTTAATTAACTATGTTGAATGTTTATAAATTATAGGAATATATCTCTGATGTTGCTTTCTTTATTAGTTATCATTCCACTTTTTGGTAGTATTATTTCATTTTTTTCTTCTAAATTAAAACAATGCGCGCCTCGTTATGTTGCTATACTAAGTATAATATTGACGTTTTTGATTTCTATTAAATTATGGTTTTTTGGAAATTTATATACTTATCAAATAAATAGTTATCCTAATTGGAATTATGAATTAATACTTAGCTGGATTCCAAGATTTGGGATTGAATTTCATTTAGCTATTGATAGTTTCTCGATTGTTATGTTATTTTTAACTTTTTTCTTAGGAATTATTGCTATTTTATCTGCATGGAATGAAGTGAAAGAAAACGAAGGGTTTTTTTATTTTAATTTAATGCTGGCTTTGACTGGAATTATAGGTACTTTTATTGCTTGCGATTTGTTTTTGTTTTTCTTTTTTTGGGAAATTGTATCAATTCCAATTTATTTTTTAATTGCACTATGGGGGAATAATAAAAAAGATAAAACCCACGCAATAAATGCTGCAAATAAATTTTTTATATATTCTCAAATATCTGGTTTATTAGTACTAATATCAACTTTGTTTTTAGTTTTTAGCTATTATCAAAAAACTAATATTTTTACATTTAATTATAACTTATTGCTATTTAATTCTATTAGTCCGAACGTAGAATATATTATCATGCTAGCTTTTTTTATTGCTTTTATTATTAAGATGCCTATTGTTCCATTGCATAGTTGGTTGCCGGATTTTTACGCAGAGTCTTCATATTGTGGCGCTATAGACATAATTGGAGCTTTATTAAAAACGGCGCCTTATGCACTTTTTCGTTATAATCTAACGCTTTTTCCTAGTGTAATGCAAAAATTTTCTCCTATTGCAATTTTTTTAGGTTTATTTAGCATTTTTTATGGATCCTTTCTTGCTTTTTCTCAAACGAATATTAAACGTTTAATTGCATATGCTTCTATCTCTCATATGGGGCTAATTTTAATTGCTATTTATAGTAATAGTGAAATTGCTTTTCAGGGAATAGTTATACAAATCATATCTAGTAGTTTATCTACAGCGGCTTTATGTGTTTTATCAGGTCAAATTTATAAATATTTTAAAACTCAAAATATTCTCGAAATGGGTGGATTTTGGTCCAATTTTTATTGGATACCTGCTTTTTCTTTATTTTTTTCTTTAGCAAATTTAGGGCTCCCAGGAACAGGAAATTTTATTGGTGAATTTTTAATTTTATTTGGAATTTTTAAAACATACTCGATTGTATCTATTATTGCTATAATAAGTATTGTTTTTTCTTCTATTTATTCCTTATATATGATGCAGAGAATTTATTATGGACCGTCTAAACAAAAAAATTCCATAATATTTCCTAACATAAAAGAATTTGGAATTTCAATAATATTAATTTTTACGTTACTTTTCGTAGGGTTAACACCGAAAAAAATATTAAATATTTCAAAAGATACTATATCTTCTATATATTGTTTTCAAGAAAAATTTATGAATTCTATTTCAAAGACAAGGTTGTAATAAACAATGATAATAAATCTACGAGAATTAACTGCTTTATTGCCTTTGTTGATTTTAATAGCAGGTTTGGTAATACTCATATTTTCTATTTCTTGTAATCGAAATCATTTTTTGGTTGCTGTATTAAGTGCATCTTTTTTAATTATAACGTTATTTTCATTATATTTTTTAATTTCAATTGTTCCTATAAATATTAGTATTTTATTTTATATTAATAAATATTCTATTTTTTATATTGCTATTATTTTAATATCTAGCATTGCTACTTGTGTTTTTTCATACTCATGGTTGTTAAATTACCCTTTTAATAAAGAAGAATTTTATTTACTTCTTCTTCTTTCAACGTTAGGTTCAATTCTTTTAACTATTTCAAATAACATGTCATCAATATTTATTAGTATTGAATTGATGTCATTACCTATTTTTGGTTTAATTGCATATTCAAACTATGTAAATTATGCTTTAGAGGCATCTTTTAAATATCTAATTTTATCTGCAATATCTTCTTCATTTTTATTACTCGGAATTTCTTGGATATATGCTATTTCTGGGGATTTAAGTATTTTTTCAATTAATCATGCTTTATTATTAGCATCTGATCATGAAAAGTTAGTTTTATTGTTTGGAATAGTAATGGTATTATTTTCTTTTCTATTTAAGTTGTCCTTAGTTCCGTTTCATTTATGGACATCTGATGTTTATCAGGGAACACCATCTTCAATTTTATCGTTTTTTTCTGTTTCTGGAAAAGTAGCTCTTTTTAGTGTTTTATTAAATATATTTTCATATAATTTTATAGAAAATAATAAAATGTTATATGTAATATTATTATTAATAAGTATTTTTTCTATATTTTTTGGTAATTTAATGGCTATTTTTCAAGTAAATATTAAAAGATTTTTTGGATATTCATCAATTTCGCAACTAGGTTATTTATTAATTATTTTGCTTGTGTTAAAAAATAATTATGTTCTTTCTTTAGAAACCGTTGTAATTTATCTTTTTAATTATTTATTTGTTAATATAGGATATTTTGGTATTATTCATTTGTTTTCCCATTCAGATAATGATGTAGATTTAATTGATTTTTATAGAGGTTTGTTTTGGTCAAAACCTGCTTTAAGCTTTATTATGACAATTGTTTTGCTTTCTCTAGCGGGCATTCCTATAACTTTAGGTTTTATTGGAAAATTTTATATTTTATCTATTATAATACAAAATCATTTATGGTTAATTGGAACAAGTTTTTTATTTGGAACTATATTAGGTTTATACGGTTATTTTAGATTAATTATTAATCTTTATTTAAAACCATCGAATCAATTATTAATTGATAATAAATTTAAACCTAATATTTGCATGAATATTCCGTCTAAAATTTTAGTATTATTTTCTGGAATGATGCTATTAATATTAGGATTATTTCCAAGTCCAATAATATATTTTTTACATTTAACTACATAGTTCATATTCAATTAATGGTATCTATTTTTTTAATTAATTTATAAATAGTAAACAATTTTTTTTAAATAAATTTTAATTAAACAAAGAGAGATTTAATGATTATTTTTTTTCTCGCTCCATTATTATTTTTCGGTTTTTTTTTAATTTTAATTATTTTTTTTTTAAAAAAATCTAGTTTTTTAAATAAAATAAAAAATTTTTTTCATTTATATCGTGGAATTTTTATTTATTTTTTTTCTTTTTTTTTGTTTGTTTCTGTACTATGGTTTGTAATATATAAAAATAGTAGCGTTAATATTGCAGATAAAAACATTATTTGTTTTTTAACAAGTTATCTATTGGAAATTATACTTTCCTTAGATAATGTTTTTATTTGGTTTTTAGTTTTTAAATCATTTAAAGTACCAGTTTCTTGTCAAAAAAAAATTTTATTCTATGGGTTATTAGTAGGTTTAATATTACGTGTTATATTTTCTTTTTTAGGTGTTTTTTTACTTTCTAAATATCATTGGATTTTATATTTTTTTGGCATTTTTTTTGTATGGATAAGTTTAAAAATATTGTTTACATCAAACAAAAAAGAAAATAAAAAAAATGTAAGTTTTCTTTGGATTTATAAAATATTTCCAATAATCTATGAAGCTGAGTGTAAAAATTTTTTTTTAAAAATAAATAATAAAACATTTTTTACGCCTTTATTTGTATCTTTAATTTTTATAGAATTTAGTGATATCGTATTTTCAATAGATAGTATACCTGCTATTTTTTCTATAACTCAAAATTTATTTATTGTTTTGTCATCCAATCTTTTTGCAGTTTTAGCTTTAAGATCTATGTATTTATTTATAGCTCCAATGATTAATCAATTTCCTATGATAGAATATGCTTTATCATTTATTTTAATGTTAATAGGATTAAAAATAATATTTGAAAAATTTATAACTATTTCAACTTTTCTTACATTTATTGTTATATTAATAATTTTAATTACTGCATTTATAATTAATGTTACTTTTATTAAAAACAAATAGTATCGTAATAATTATTAATATTTTTATAATGCATATAAAATACCAAGTTTTTTAAAATAAGCTGGAAATATGTGTAAAAAAAATTTTTCTTTTTCTATGTGGATTAAATATTTAGAAAAATTAGAAAAAAAAAATCAAACTAACTTAACAGAGATTAAAAATATTGCAAAAAAATTGAATTTATTAAATTTAAAATCCTTTTTTTTTACTGTAGGTGGAACCAATGGAAAGGGAACAACTTGTGCTATGTTAGAGAGGCTATTATTAGATTCAGGATATCAAGTGGGTTTATATACTTCTCCACATCTTTTAAATTTTACAGAACGTGTTAGAGTTAACGGATTATATGTTAGTGAGATACAATATGTTTCCGCTTTTTTTGCTGTATATTCTGTTAAATCAAATCATTCTTTAAGTTATTTTGAATTTGTTACGCTTGCAGCTTTATTTTTATTCAAAAAGTACCCCTTAGATGTTATTATATTGGAGGTTGGTTTAGGAGGAAGACTAGATGCAACTAATATTATAGATTCAAATATATCTATTATTACTAATATCAACATAGACCATACTTCTATTTTAGGTTCAAATCGATTTAGTATAGCCCGTGAAAAAGCAGGGATTTTTAGGAAAAATAAAATTTCTGTAATTGGAGAAAAAAATCTTCCAATTTCTATATATCAAGCAGCTAAAACAAGCCAGACAATATTAAAAATAATTAATAGAGATTGGCGTTGGAAAGAGCATAGTAACAATTGGGATTTAATTCATTCAAATATACAATTATATAACTTACCAATACCACAAATACCATTATCAAATGCTGCGATTGCTTTATCAGCATTATTTTATTCTAATCTTACAATTAATAGAAAAATATTAAGAAATTCAATATCTAAAGTACAATTACAGGGAAGATTTCAAATTATCTCTTATTTTCCAGTTATTATTCTTGATGTTGCACATAATTTTCATGCTGCTTCATATCTTGCTAAAAAAATTAATCAAATAGATATACAAGGAAAATTATACGTCATATTTGGTGTATTAAAAGATAAAGATATTTTATCAATTATTTCTCCGCTAAAAGATAAAGTTTATTATTGGTATGCCTCTCTTTTACCTATAAATCGAAGTGCTACTATGAATCAGCTAAAAAAAAATTTACCTGCTCAGAATACATTTTTTTTTCATAGCATTGATCATGCTTGGAAGAGTTTAAAAAAAGCAATAAATAAAAAAGATGTAGTATTAGTCTTTGGATCTTTTATAACTGTTTCAGAATTTATTTCTATCAAAAATAAAGAAATATAATGATAAAATAAAAATATTATTTTTTTTTTGGAAAACTATGATTTTAATAGATTTTATCATTCTTATTTTTGTTTCTTTTTCTTTTTTTTTAGGAATATTTAAAGGTTTTTTAAAAAATTTAATATCTACTTTATTTTGGGTATTTTTTGTTTATTTTTTTGCTAATTATATGTATTTTAGTAAATTTTATTCTAATGTTTTTTTAAAAAATGAAAACTATTTAGTAATTTCAACTATTATTATTTTTTTTTTTACTGTTAAAATACTGTTAAATTTTATTTCTAATAAAATAATTAAAACATGTAAATTGTTATATATCAATATGATTTTAGGGGGTATATTTGGTTTGCTTCGGGGTATAACATTTGTTTTTTTTATACTATTTTTTATTTATAAATGCAACAGTACTATCTATTTAAATTTATCAAAAAAATCTTTTTTTATTCATTTATTTTTTATAGTGATTTTAAATCATAAGTTTTAATATTTTTATTCTATACAATACTAAGCACATTATGTTATTACAATATAGTGTGCTTAGGAATATTTTTAATGTTCGAACATTGCAGAGATAGATTCTTCATTACTAATTCGTCTTATAGCTTCTGCTAACATTCCAGCTAATGTGAGTGTTCGTACATTTGGTAATAATTTAATTCTTTCTTGCAATGGAATAGTATCACAAACAACTACTTCATCGATAACAGAATGTTTTAAATTTTCCGATGCCTTGCCTGAAAAAATGGGATGTGTAGCATATGCAAAAACCCTTTTTGCTCCTCTTTCTTTAAGAGCTTCTGCAGCCTTACAAAGTGTCCCTCCAGTATCGATCATATCATCAACTAAAATACAATCTCGGTTTGCAACATCTCCAATAATATTCATAACTTGAGAAATATTAGGACGGGGTCTTCTTTTGTCTATAATCGCCATATCAGTATCATAAAGAAGTTTTGCAATTGCTCGGGCTCTGACAACTCCGCCAATATCAGGTGATACAACAATCGGATTTTTTAATTCTCTCTGCAACATATCTTCTAAAAGAATTAAGCTACCGAATACATTATCTACAGGTACATCAAAAAAACCTTGAATTTGCTCAGCATGTAAATCTACTGTTAATACACGATCTACTCCTATACTAGATAAAAAATCAGCTACAACTTTAGCTGTAATTGGGACTCGAGCAGATCGTACGCGCCTATCTTGACGTGAATATCCAAAATATGGAATTACCGCAGTAATTCTACCAGCTGAAGCTCTTCTTAAAGCATCTATCATTACAACAAGTTCCATAATATTATCATTTGTTGGAGAACAAGTTGATTG
This portion of the Buchnera aphidicola (Aphis gossypii) genome encodes:
- a CDS encoding CvpA family protein, translating into MILIDFIILIFVSFSFFLGIFKGFLKNLISTLFWVFFVYFFANYMYFSKFYSNVFLKNENYLVISTIIIFFFTVKILLNFISNKIIKTCKLLYINMILGGIFGLLRGITFVFFILFFIYKCNSTIYLNLSKKSFFIHLFFIVILNHKF
- a CDS encoding complex I subunit 4 family protein, with protein sequence MLLSLLVIIPLFGSIISFFSSKLKQCAPRYVAILSIILTFLISIKLWFFGNLYTYQINSYPNWNYELILSWIPRFGIEFHLAIDSFSIVMLFLTFFLGIIAILSAWNEVKENEGFFYFNLMLALTGIIGTFIACDLFLFFFFWEIVSIPIYFLIALWGNNKKDKTHAINAANKFFIYSQISGLLVLISTLFLVFSYYQKTNIFTFNYNLLLFNSISPNVEYIIMLAFFIAFIIKMPIVPLHSWLPDFYAESSYCGAIDIIGALLKTAPYALFRYNLTLFPSVMQKFSPIAIFLGLFSIFYGSFLAFSQTNIKRLIAYASISHMGLILIAIYSNSEIAFQGIVIQIISSSLSTAALCVLSGQIYKYFKTQNILEMGGFWSNFYWIPAFSLFFSLANLGLPGTGNFIGEFLILFGIFKTYSIVSIIAIISIVFSSIYSLYMMQRIYYGPSKQKNSIIFPNIKEFGISIILIFTLLFVGLTPKKILNISKDTISSIYCFQEKFMNSISKTRL
- a CDS encoding ribose-phosphate pyrophosphokinase; this encodes MPDMKLFAGNSIPKLAKFIAHRLYINLGNASVGRFSDGEISVQINENVRGSDVFIIQSTCSPTNDNIMELVVMIDALRRASAGRITAVIPYFGYSRQDRRVRSARVPITAKVVADFLSSIGVDRVLTVDLHAEQIQGFFDVPVDNVFGSLILLEDMLQRELKNPIVVSPDIGGVVRARAIAKLLYDTDMAIIDKRRPRPNISQVMNIIGDVANRDCILVDDMIDTGGTLCKAAEALKERGAKRVFAYATHPIFSGKASENLKHSVIDEVVVCDTIPLQERIKLLPNVRTLTLAGMLAEAIRRISNEESISAMFEH
- a CDS encoding TerC family protein codes for the protein MIIFFLAPLLFFGFFLILIIFFLKKSSFLNKIKNFFHLYRGIFIYFFSFFLFVSVLWFVIYKNSSVNIADKNIICFLTSYLLEIILSLDNVFIWFLVFKSFKVPVSCQKKILFYGLLVGLILRVIFSFLGVFLLSKYHWILYFFGIFFVWISLKILFTSNKKENKKNVSFLWIYKIFPIIYEAECKNFFLKINNKTFFTPLFVSLIFIEFSDIVFSIDSIPAIFSITQNLFIVLSSNLFAVLALRSMYLFIAPMINQFPMIEYALSFILMLIGLKIIFEKFITISTFLTFIVILIILITAFIINVTFIKNK
- a CDS encoding NADH-quinone oxidoreductase subunit N, with amino-acid sequence MIINLRELTALLPLLILIAGLVILIFSISCNRNHFLVAVLSASFLIITLFSLYFLISIVPINISILFYINKYSIFYIAIILISSIATCVFSYSWLLNYPFNKEEFYLLLLLSTLGSILLTISNNMSSIFISIELMSLPIFGLIAYSNYVNYALEASFKYLILSAISSSFLLLGISWIYAISGDLSIFSINHALLLASDHEKLVLLFGIVMVLFSFLFKLSLVPFHLWTSDVYQGTPSSILSFFSVSGKVALFSVLLNIFSYNFIENNKMLYVILLLISIFSIFFGNLMAIFQVNIKRFFGYSSISQLGYLLIILLVLKNNYVLSLETVVIYLFNYLFVNIGYFGIIHLFSHSDNDVDLIDFYRGLFWSKPALSFIMTIVLLSLAGIPITLGFIGKFYILSIIIQNHLWLIGTSFLFGTILGLYGYFRLIINLYLKPSNQLLIDNKFKPNICMNIPSKILVLFSGMMLLILGLFPSPIIYFLHLTT
- the folC gene encoding bifunctional tetrahydrofolate synthase/dihydrofolate synthase; the protein is MCKKNFSFSMWIKYLEKLEKKNQTNLTEIKNIAKKLNLLNLKSFFFTVGGTNGKGTTCAMLERLLLDSGYQVGLYTSPHLLNFTERVRVNGLYVSEIQYVSAFFAVYSVKSNHSLSYFEFVTLAALFLFKKYPLDVIILEVGLGGRLDATNIIDSNISIITNINIDHTSILGSNRFSIAREKAGIFRKNKISVIGEKNLPISIYQAAKTSQTILKIINRDWRWKEHSNNWDLIHSNIQLYNLPIPQIPLSNAAIALSALFYSNLTINRKILRNSISKVQLQGRFQIISYFPVIILDVAHNFHAASYLAKKINQIDIQGKLYVIFGVLKDKDILSIISPLKDKVYYWYASLLPINRSATMNQLKKNLPAQNTFFFHSIDHAWKSLKKAINKKDVVLVFGSFITVSEFISIKNKEI
- the nuoL gene encoding NADH-quinone oxidoreductase subunit L; protein product: MNIIFLIILFPLFSFFILSFTQGTISNRSKAYIGVGSVFFSFLVTFFYSIIFINHSYQFWVQKLWCWIDIGTFRIDCNLILDGLSLSMLWVITGVGLLIHIFSIWYMQNKEGYSRFFAYTNLFIASMSLLVLADNLILMYAGWEGISICSYLLIGFYYKDINNNKCALKAFILTRISDIFLIISIFLIYQKYGTFDFQKIKFLSNFIHVNNSIINLITFFLLIGVLGKSAQLPLQTWLADAMVGPTPVSALIHAATMVTAGVYLIGRTYFLFVLTPNILFILSLIGILTILLSSFSALVQTDIKRILAYSTMSQIGYMFLSLGVQAWSAAIIHLIIHAVFKALLFLSAGSLIIFCNNEKNIFKMSKTVIKCPLLFISFIFGGASLISFPLITSGFYSKGNILFSVLQSGHINLCAFGLFGALLTSIYTSRMIFILFRKYSFSQFIYQKKLVHNFPLFVLLIFSSAFSIYIIPSLSFVFPIFKYSINEKFFFEIISSSISFLGIWISYYLWVKNTDFIAKFLKLKIFRSIHNFLLNGWYFDSLYNLFFVNSYLSISNILFSDPFNKINIFLINMIKNFNSILLKTVNGNIKWYIESMILGVNLIFILILFF